Proteins found in one Bacteroidales bacterium genomic segment:
- a CDS encoding NAD(P) transhydrogenase subunit alpha, with the protein MSEVFEFIYVNREMLFIVALSVLLGIEVISHVPAVLHTPLMSGANAIHGVVIVGAIIVMGHAHSTSAIILGFFAVILGTLNVVGGFVVTDRMLEMFRKKPKK; encoded by the coding sequence ATGAGCGAAGTATTTGAATTTATTTATGTTAACAGGGAGATGCTGTTTATTGTGGCTCTCTCGGTACTGCTTGGCATTGAGGTAATATCGCATGTGCCTGCCGTCCTGCATACTCCTCTTATGTCAGGAGCCAATGCCATTCACGGAGTGGTTATTGTCGGGGCCATAATAGTTATGGGCCATGCGCATTCCACTTCTGCCATTATACTGGGATTTTTTGCTGTCATCCTTGGTACCCTCAATGTGGTCGGAGGATTTGTGGTTACCGACCGCATGCTCGAAATGTTCAGAAAAAAACCTAAGAAATAA
- a CDS encoding Re/Si-specific NAD(P)(+) transhydrogenase subunit alpha, which translates to MTTFGILREPEHEKRVSLLPGEVQMLVRLGAAVKVESGAGARAFTPDALYSEAGATIVSRREILDASDVILHIQPPADEELKNLSPGKVLIGMMNPLYNRELVELLMQRGITSFSMELVPRTTRAQAMDVLSSMATVAGYRAVLDAAVRFPRFFPMFMTAAGTIKPARVLILGAGVAGLQALATARKLGAVVDVFDVRKAVKEEVLSLGGKFVEVEGAREDASAGGYAVEQTEEYLRRQAAKIHEHAVKSDVVICTAQIPGKPAPVLLLKDTVHQMQPGSVIIDIAAATGGNCELTKNGEVLEYNGVTIVGKSDYPSDMPLDASRMYGRNLLNFLKLVLGKEGVLNINFNDDIIAGTCLTFQGAVRNERVRSLHNLSSVNPNNL; encoded by the coding sequence ATGACAACATTTGGTATTCTCAGGGAACCGGAACATGAGAAACGGGTATCCCTGTTGCCCGGGGAAGTGCAGATGCTCGTCCGCCTCGGGGCAGCCGTCAAGGTGGAATCGGGGGCTGGAGCCAGAGCCTTTACCCCGGATGCCTTATACTCGGAAGCAGGGGCAACCATTGTCTCCCGCCGGGAAATTCTGGATGCATCTGATGTAATTCTGCATATTCAGCCTCCTGCCGACGAAGAACTCAAGAATCTGTCTCCCGGCAAGGTGCTGATTGGAATGATGAATCCCCTTTATAACAGGGAGCTTGTTGAACTGCTCATGCAGCGTGGTATAACTTCATTCAGCATGGAGCTGGTTCCCAGAACCACCCGGGCGCAGGCTATGGATGTTCTTAGTTCCATGGCTACGGTTGCTGGATATCGGGCAGTGCTGGATGCTGCTGTGCGGTTTCCGCGCTTCTTTCCGATGTTTATGACCGCGGCAGGAACCATCAAGCCGGCACGGGTACTTATTCTGGGTGCCGGGGTGGCCGGTCTGCAGGCTCTTGCTACCGCCCGCAAGCTTGGTGCCGTTGTAGATGTATTCGATGTGAGAAAAGCCGTAAAGGAAGAAGTATTGAGTCTGGGAGGAAAGTTTGTTGAAGTGGAAGGGGCCCGCGAAGATGCTTCTGCAGGCGGTTATGCCGTGGAACAAACGGAAGAATATCTCCGCCGCCAGGCTGCCAAAATTCATGAACATGCCGTAAAAAGCGATGTGGTGATCTGTACGGCTCAGATTCCCGGAAAACCGGCACCGGTCCTTTTATTAAAAGATACCGTACATCAAATGCAGCCCGGCTCAGTCATCATTGATATTGCTGCCGCTACCGGAGGAAACTGCGAACTGACCAAAAATGGAGAGGTGCTTGAATATAACGGAGTAACGATCGTGGGGAAATCCGACTATCCATCGGATATGCCGCTTGATGCCAGCCGCATGTACGGACGGAATCTGCTGAATTTTCTCAAACTTGTTCTCGGAAAAGAAGGTGTGTTGAATATCAATTTCAACGACGATATTATTGCCGGAACCTGCCTGACCTTCCAGGGCGCAGTCCGTAATGAACGGGTGAGAAGCCTTCATAATCTGTCATCAGTTAATCCCAATAATTTATGA